The nucleotide window TAAAAGCGCCCGAGAAGGGGTGGTGGGGGTTATCCTCCAGTTCTGCCGGTACGGAAATGGTGGTTAAAAAGCCTGCCGCGCGGAGGGCTTGGGAGAGCTGACGCATAAAGCCGGTCAAGAAGGGACGATCCTCCGGAGGCACAAATTCAAAATCGATATTGACGCCTGCGAAACCCCAGCGGTACATGAGGGTTAAGATATTGTTTACCAAGGTCTGGCGCAAGCTTGGCGTAGTCAGCAAGCGGTGTATCAGGGGGCCGTACTGGGGACTGGAATAGTTGTGGACGATGGCCAGCACAGGGAGATTATATTGCCGGATGGCAGCGAGGCCTTCGGTATCGGCTTGATCCACGAGGCTTCCTGTCTCGGTTACGCCAAACCAGAAAGGTAGGATATATCTTAACTGGCCGCCATGGCTGCGTAAGGAAGCTAACCCCAGAGGATCAGGAACATAATACCAGTTGTTTTCTACATGCCGTTCCTGCAAGGCCATACTTAGAAAACACCTCCTGTTCATATTATATAATATGTTATTCCTGGCAAATGTGCCCAGGAAGCCTGGCGGCACGCTTCAACACCTACCTTAATAATGACAATCCTTGTTGAAATTGGGGATATCAAGCGCTTCTTTTCTCCCAAAAAACTGACAAGCTATGCCGGACTGGTCCCTCGGGGTAATACGCGGTACACTGGCCACATTACGCCAAGGAAAGCGCCTGACAGGAAGACTGCTCAAATTAGCCGTATCGCTGGCAACCCGGTTACCCTTCAGGCAGGCAGCGGAAATAATGGCCGAAGCAGGGATGCAAAAAGGAATGTAAGAAGCCCTGCGCAACAAACTATTCGTGAGCGGGGAAGAGCCCCAAGGCAAAAAGAAAAAAGTACCGGTACTATTTATCGAAGCCGATGGTATAATGATCCCGATTCGGCTTAATTAGAGCAGGCAGTAATTCGCGAAGCCTGTCAAGGTCGCCGTAAGCGGCCGCAGGCTTTAACCTTGACAGGCGCAGCGAATTACTGCACAATACTCCAGAGCCGGGAAAGGTCCGAGGCATATATGGGATTTTTTGTAAGGTCTCTTTTTGCTTACCTTTGGCTCAACCCTAAAACTAACAAAGAAGAGGAAAAACTCTCTTATATAGCCCCCCTTAAACTTGGTAACCTCGAGTTAGCGGTTGGGACGGGCACTTATTTATCCATGGTAGAAATTGCCAAAAATGATGTAGCTCGAGAGATTGCACAGTCCAGGAAGGCACTCTCCGGTTCTTTGGTTACTATAAGTATTATTGTTTTATTGATTTTGGCCGTAATCACTTATTTCTTTACTCGAACCATCACTACACCACTAATCCTGGCGGTTGACCTTCTGGGGCTCATAGCCAGCGGCGACTTCACCCGGACAGTTCCCGACAATTTCCTCCGCATGAAGGACGAGATAGGGAAAGTGGCCCAGGCCGTCGACCGCCTGCAGGCCAACCTCAGACCGCTGCTTTCGGGCCTTAGAGACGACGCTAAAACCCTGGCCAGCAACTCGGAGAACCTAAGTGCGTCTTCAGAAGAGATCGCCTCATCTTCCGGCGAGGTGGCCAAGGCCATCCAGCAGGTGGCCGCGGGGGCCTCGGACCAATCAAGCCATCTGCAGGAAATACTGGGCCTCGTAGAAAACATAACCGCAAGTCTGGAGAAAGTATATACCGAACTTAGTCACGTTAAGACTAACAGCGAAGAGACCTCTAGGCTGGCGAGTATAGGCAAGAAAGAGCTGGACGTCCTCATTGCCTCCATCAAGGGTGTTCACGAGGCCTTCAAGGTGGTTGCTGAGAAGTTGACGAGTTTGAGCGGTTCCGTAAACCAGATAGGTGAGATCCTGGAAGTGATCAACGGGATAGCGGAACAGACGAATCTTCTTGCCCTGAACGCGGCCATTGAGGCGGCACGGGCAGGGGAAGCTGGCCGCGGCTTCGCGGTGGTGGCGGAGGAGGTCCGCAAGCTGGCCGAGCAGTCCAGCGCTTCGTCGGATAAGATAAGGGTGCTATTGAACACTATCGGTTCGGAGACCAATGAAGTAGTGCATACTTCAGAGGAAGTCAGCAAGCAGGTAGTCGCGCAACTGGAGAATGTAGAAAATACGGTCAAGGCCTTTGACAACATACTTGAAGCGGTGGCAGCCATCGCGCCCATAATCGAGGCGACTTACCGCGAGGTGGATAGCACGGTGAAAGCCAAGGACGTATTGCTGGACCGGGTCCAGAGCGTCAGCGCGGTGTCGGAGGAGGCTTCAGCTTCGGCCGAGGAGATCTCCGCGTCAGCCGAGGAACTGTCGGCCTCCACACAGGAGATAGCGGCCAATGCCCAGCAGGTGCTGGAAGTGGCTAAGCGGCTGGAAGAACAGGTGGGGCGGTTTAAGGTGTAAAAGGGCGGGAATAATTATGTTGCGGTCCGGCCGCGGGCGGCAGACGCGCCTTACGGCCGGACTTTTCTTAAGGAGCCAGAAGGGCACCGGCCAGGGCATAATAACCCGTTGCCGCGATCCAAAGCTGCTCCAGCTCAATGTACTCATCAGTTATATGGGCGAGGTCTTCCCGGGAAGAACTAACTTGTCAATCCGCGTCTCGTCGTATCCAAGTTTTTGCATCCCCTCCCGAACGGCCCTGGTCACCTGCTTTTCTCTGCCGGAAAGGCTGGGTATCCTTACTAACTAACTGTTGCGCCAATTCCAGCACCTCGCGGCGCCTGGCTTCAGTCAGCACGGTTAACCCCCCCCTTATTTCTGAACCCCGTTTTCCAGCTCAATTATAGTACCTCGAGAAAGTTAATAGCAAAGCCCCACTGTAATTTATCTAAAAGATTAGCTCGGCGACTGGTGAGGGCTATAATTAAAGTAAAGAAGCGCCGCGGGTAAATAGCGTCAGCGTTTTTTATACTTAGCCGGTGAGGACCATCCTTAATCTGAGCACTTTCTACAAGCAGGTGCAGGCGGAAGTAAGGGACAGTAAAGATTAAATCCTCGGCTTTGAACTCGGGGACAAGTTTGCGGCTTGAGGGATCAATCAGGCTCAAGTTAATTTTCCCTGTGGCCAGGGGTATGGTGATTGCTGTAGCGCAGGTAGACCCTGTTAACTCAACCTGGATAGGAGTGCCCGGCTCATAGTTGGCCAGTTCCAGGAGGTTTGTAGCAGGCGGCTGGCTATTTCAGCGTTAACTACGAAGAGCACCAGGTCGGGTTTTAAAGTAGCCTTTTCCAGTGGTGCAAAAACTACATACTGACCCAACCTAGGGGCGACCTGCCCCGCCTTCTTTTCTCCGAGGAAGGCTTAGAGTAGAATTCCTTGAGAGAAAAGGGTTTATCCTGATATAAGGCGCTTAAAGAACCGTCCAAATGAGTAAGATCTGTAGGGCCTGGATTTGTTGTTCTGGGCGTGGGGGTAGGCTTGCAGGGAAATTATATAAAAAGCCATTTTATCTCCACCTAATCCTTCTTTAACCTACTCCTTCCAGCTAGGGCAGGTTTATTTTTACTTGCCAGGAGCCACCATAGCGCTTATACAATATAGTGACTGTAAACATAAACAACCTTCGCCCTGACCACCAAAATCACCTTGGGAGTAGAAGAAATGCATCGTTTAAACACCCGTTTGATACCTGTAACAATAATTGCCATCCTGCTTTGCATGGCTCCATTTTTTAATACGGCCCTTGCCGCCCCGCCGCCGGTCAAGCAAATAATTTTAACCCCGGGAACAACGGAGATCTGGGTTGACGGGGAAAAAGCCACACTGCCGGCGGCCCCTTATGTTTCTGACGGCGTTCTCATGGTCCCTCTGAGGAGGCTGGCTGAGGAACTAGGCTTTACGGTCCAATGGCAAGAAGGACCGCCACCGTCTATTGTCGTAAATTCCGGCAACCTGCGGGCGGAAATGTACCCTGGCACGTGGGTAGTCTTTCTTACGGGTTCTGACTACCGGGCCGTAATCCTTCCGGCCGAGGTCCAGCAAAAAGATGGCCTCATCTTTGTTCCCGTCGCTTTTTTCCAGGATGCCTTCCAGGTACCGACGGCAGAAAGCAGGGTAGAAAAAGGAGTTTACCTCCTGGGAAGCGATAATCAGCCGCCGACTGCTTATTTTGACGTCCAGGAGCCGGTGTATGCCGGGGAAGAAGTAAAGTACATAGACAAAAGTAGCGACAGCGACGGCGATGCCATTGTCGAACACCAGTGGTTAAATAAAAAGAGCACCTTTCCCGCGCCGGGGGTTTACCATGTTACCCTGCAAGTAAAGGACAGCCGTGGTAGCTGGAGCAAACCATATGAGCGGGAAATAAAGGTCTTGCCGCGGCCGGCCGCTGATGTTCCCCGGCCGGGAGAAGTAGTAGAAAATATTACGAGCCAAGCGGAAAATACCCTCAAACCTGTAAAGGAAGATAGTGGTCCCCGGTTGCTTTTTAGTGACGACCCGGAATACATAGAAAAGCCGGGCATCCTCTACCGGGATAAATTAAAGGGGGAAGGCAGGCTCTATTTCTGGCATGACGTTAACTGCCCGGGCTCGTTGAAAGTGTATGCCCTGGCCATAAATACCAGCCCAAGGGAAGCAGAGGTCAATATCCTTAAGGAAGGGTACGGTGGCCCTTCGAATAACGTATACCTTGTCGCCAGGACAGCCTTTACGGCTTACTACAATTCCCAGGGGCAGCGAAGGTATACCCTTAAACCGGGGCAAATTTTGGTGCTTAATCCCGGCGCCCCGGCGGCGGTACGCTATCAAGTGGTCCACGGCATTATCGATCTGAAAACCAGTGAGGAAATTACGGTGGCTTTTGTGGCTGTCCCGGCTACGGCAAATGTCATAGAAACCTACAGCCGGCTGGCGGTGCTTCCCAAGGACGGTGTGCACGTCCGGGGCACGTTTGCCGCAGCCGACAGGGAAATGACCCTCGACCTTAAGACGGCAAAGACCGGTTTTATTTTACTGGCTGACGGCAACGATGATAAGTTTATGGTCGGGGTGGATGGGATTACCGGTTCGTCGGTCAGGAACGTAGGTAATTACGGCATGCTCTACCGGCTAAAAATCAAATCAGATAAAAATACAGGAGTTTATTTAATCCCTGCTGGGGGCAGTTTTGGGGGTGCCCTGATTTTTAACGCTGAGGAAGTGTCGGTACCGTTAGACGGTTTTATTTCCTCACCAGACCAGGCTGTTTATCTGGGAACCACAGTCCCCGATGGGATAACCGAGATGCTTTTTATGCCCCCCGGTGGTTCCTGCCTTCCGGTAAAGCTCTTGTTTAAGTCATAGACCCCACGCCTATTGCCGGCAAGGGGTGGCATGGCTCCGGTAAGTTATATAATAACAAGGCCCGCCCCGGTGGATAAGGCTGGCCTTTTCCGTGCGCCC belongs to Moorella humiferrea and includes:
- a CDS encoding glycosyl hydrolase family 18 protein, which gives rise to MALQERHVENNWYYVPDPLGLASLRSHGGQLRYILPFWFGVTETGSLVDQADTEGLAAIRQYNLPVLAIVHNYSSPQYGPLIHRLLTTPSLRQTLVNNILTLMYRWGFAGVNIDFEFVPPEDRPFLTGFMRQLSQALRAAGFLTTISVPAELEDNPHHPFSGAFSYPELGALSDQVYILAYDEHFATPGPIASMGFVRRVLDYAVSVIPREKIRLGMAVYGYDWAEGASIPVTLSHSQAVELARRVGATIYYDQAAQESTFSYVEDNISHVVWFEDVRSFSTKLGLVWEYNLPGIGVWRLGLEDPRIWELRAGG
- a CDS encoding DUF169 domain-containing protein yields the protein MGQYVVFAPLEKATLKPDLVLFVVNAEIASRLLQTSWNWPTMSRALLSRLS
- a CDS encoding methyl-accepting chemotaxis protein, which encodes MVTISIIVLLILAVITYFFTRTITTPLILAVDLLGLIASGDFTRTVPDNFLRMKDEIGKVAQAVDRLQANLRPLLSGLRDDAKTLASNSENLSASSEEIASSSGEVAKAIQQVAAGASDQSSHLQEILGLVENITASLEKVYTELSHVKTNSEETSRLASIGKKELDVLIASIKGVHEAFKVVAEKLTSLSGSVNQIGEILEVINGIAEQTNLLALNAAIEAARAGEAGRGFAVVAEEVRKLAEQSSASSDKIRVLLNTIGSETNEVVHTSEEVSKQVVAQLENVENTVKAFDNILEAVAAIAPIIEATYREVDSTVKAKDVLLDRVQSVSAVSEEASASAEEISASAEELSASTQEIAANAQQVLEVAKRLEEQVGRFKV
- a CDS encoding DUF169 domain-containing protein, with protein sequence MELANYEPGTPIQVELTGSTCATAITIPLATGKINLSLIDPSSRKLVPEFKAEDLIFTVPYFRLHLLVESAQIKDGPHRLSIKNADAIYPRRFFTLIIALTSRRANLLDKLQWGFAINFLEVL
- a CDS encoding stalk domain-containing protein, which translates into the protein MHRLNTRLIPVTIIAILLCMAPFFNTALAAPPPVKQIILTPGTTEIWVDGEKATLPAAPYVSDGVLMVPLRRLAEELGFTVQWQEGPPPSIVVNSGNLRAEMYPGTWVVFLTGSDYRAVILPAEVQQKDGLIFVPVAFFQDAFQVPTAESRVEKGVYLLGSDNQPPTAYFDVQEPVYAGEEVKYIDKSSDSDGDAIVEHQWLNKKSTFPAPGVYHVTLQVKDSRGSWSKPYEREIKVLPRPAADVPRPGEVVENITSQAENTLKPVKEDSGPRLLFSDDPEYIEKPGILYRDKLKGEGRLYFWHDVNCPGSLKVYALAINTSPREAEVNILKEGYGGPSNNVYLVARTAFTAYYNSQGQRRYTLKPGQILVLNPGAPAAVRYQVVHGIIDLKTSEEITVAFVAVPATANVIETYSRLAVLPKDGVHVRGTFAAADREMTLDLKTAKTGFILLADGNDDKFMVGVDGITGSSVRNVGNYGMLYRLKIKSDKNTGVYLIPAGGSFGGALIFNAEEVSVPLDGFISSPDQAVYLGTTVPDGITEMLFMPPGGSCLPVKLLFKS